gtacagactttgttatggttaatgtatgtactgaattgtattgaaattgaagtatgcagtcttaagatatagcctaattacagaatatcattaattatgcaaattattcactaaatattcattatttttttgttaactattaCTACGTTAGTTAGTATACTttctagtttgttttagcaccaaatacttatagcagaaaatccaatgaaaaAATTAGTTTTCTTGACGGATGCAATAAATATAAGATTTAATTCTATTTGGTTTGGTGGGATATCTAGATCGCCTACCAAATATGAGATTTTAGAAATAACGTTGTCACCTACTTTGTGGTAGTTATGCCATTTTTGGTGGACCCGGTGTAGCTACTATCACCTGCCCTGAAAGCAACGTGAACTACACCACCAGCTGCATTGGTTATTCTCCCGTCGTGAACGGCAGCCTTACAAAGCGAGGAGTCCtgaaatagataaatatttaCACTGACAAGCGCCCTCTTGTGGACACATCGGGAAGGTTACGGATGCCGCTactacaatgtagtataaaTGTGGAATTCTAACAAACTGGAGAAGTGGATGATATCATATTGTGATACACATAACCAATAAATATGCGACTTTCAATTTACTGCATAGTTTGCATATATAATTGATATTCACCAACAAGGAGGGCTGTCATTAATCATGGTACTTAATAATATATTGACAACCATATGTGTCATTTCTAGTTTTCCCGCCAGCAAAGAcatgaaaaataacaacaaaatatacaaataaacccGACAATGTTTAAAGTAAAATCCACTTGAAATGCATAAAGGCATAGAACAGGGACGGCGTCATGGTATTGATTGTCATAAATAGATTGTGTACTATTTGTCGAAGATGAGTCCCACTTTCTTTGAATTTGTCCAGTTTATGATCACCTTAGAAACCAACTCTTGCCAATCAACGTTCACAACCAACCCAATTACAATTAGTTTAAAATCATAATGAGTAGTGCTAATTCAGAGATCTTGctaaaactttgtaaatatatgtatacaaagcTATGGAGATGAGAACTTTCAAAGTAaatactttgtaatatatgtttCTCACTTTTGCTATCTGTAAGACatttttcactattttgtaaactttgccTATGAGCCGATGGCCTAGAAACGCAATAAACATATCATATGTGACATGCATAAAAAGAACCCTTAAATTAATCAGGAATACGGTGATGCCAGGTTTCTTATATATTAAATACTAAAAAAAACCTATTTTCTTACCCCTGTGTAATATGTAGTACCCCACACTGTCCTGCTAGCAGAAGCACATCCAGATGGGCACAAGACACTAGGAATGAACGATAGACTGTCATTGACAAGACATCCCTAAATTGGTAAGACGAAATCCGTATCTCAGGATTGCAAATGTACTTAACTTCAGACTTTCGAATTCGTATACGTTGTACACGGCGTGGAAGACGATTCTGAACTTCACTTTGTAAAAAGGCAGGCTGTACCTAATAATTTTACACGTCAGATTTATATACAACTTGTACAGATCGATTGCAATGTGGTTGTTTTGTGAAACTTTTATGAGCACCGGCTCTGCTAGCTGTAGACAATCTATAAATACTCAATTGTTTGTGGACATTTTCCAAAATTGATCAGTAATGATTCGAACTGTGTCTGTATCGAAAAAAATGCTGGGagcaataaaaataaaaataaaacctaCCTGCACGACTTTCCTGTCTTGTCACAAACATCAGTTGATTGGGATTCACAGTTAgctgttaccatagcaactacaaatataaatgtacataggtaaacacagacagacaaacaaacggacaatcaatcaattaattaattaattaatcaatcacaacAAGATGCACGCAACCTTATTGCAAAGCAAATGTTGGAAACTTGCATTCTTAAAAGagagcctaattactgaaaattaattatgcaaatgatacattaaaatgaaTAGGTACATCAGCAAGCTTTATAGGACATGTGCGCTTTGTTGTTATTGATGAATGGACCTAATTATAttgactttgaaatgtattcTTATTTTTGTtaagttatagcctaattactgaaaataattaataatgcaaattactcattaggGTTAAAAACTACATCACCAAGCTCTATAAGACACATCAACATATTGAAAAATTAGATGGCATTCAAGATATTCCATAATTCCTGAAAatatctaattaatattcatagatgCTTACTAAACCTAATAGTTCTAGCCATGACCCTAAATAATATGTACGGAATTTCGCTTGCAGGAATTCAGACAGcctttttttttgagaaaatgatgtCACAGAGAGACTGCcagccagacagccagccagccagccagacagacagacagacagacagacagacagacagacagacagacagacagacagacagacagacagacattactATAAAAACATATCCTTCTCTTACCGCTACGgaagataaaattatttttcttataattacggaaggtaaaatcaTAGGAAATGGACGGGTCAAAATGTCGTTGTTTTGATCCATATATTTGTGCTGCCTGCCTAACAAATAGATGGTCACGCCACTGTTACATTTGCTACAGAATAATTGTCTGAGATTTGGTAAATGTGTAAGGTAATGTCATACTCTGTGACTTAAATTCTGCGTTTTAGAAGTTTTGTTAGTAATTTGGAGTTCTGGTACAAATAAAACCGGTAGTACTAAATGTAATCTAGTAACTTACCAACTTTGTAGACAGATAGTGCATCGGAACCACCACACTTTTTGTTGGCATCACCGCTACAAGGGATTTCACACCCATCGTCTAACTTTATGTTGGAGTCAGTGAACTCTTTGGAACACCAACACTCGTCACCATTGAATAATCCAGCAAAGGAAAAGTCCAATTTCGCACAGTATTCAATGCATTTGTTGACGGTCATTCCACCATAGGAAAGAACAGCTTTAACCCTGACATCACATACTCCAAGTAGTTCCGAATCTTGAAAACATCCAAGTGCTAATCCTGTGAATGCTCCTGAGCTGCAGGTATCTATGgaaccattatatatatatagcatcaacatctcctgacgagtgatttactcacgaaacaggcttgtagagacgaaaaacccgacttgattttcttctaccctcaacatatactccgctctgcgtgcagacgtatcgagcactgtactacggacaaatcttaccactgacttcctatatatatatatatatatatatatatatatatatatatatatatatatatatatatatatatatatatatatatatatatatatatatatatatatatatatacacacatatatatatagagacacacacacacacacacacacacacacacacactacacatttttaatttaatttacgGCCAACGTCGATCAGACACCGCTGAAACTGTGTGCgttacacatgtatgtatcgTTGATACTGCAACACATTTAAGTCGAGTAATGTAACAGAGTGGGGAAACACAGTGTTACAATCACTTATATTTTTTGTGCTAGTTTCTAATGAGACTACGTGTTTGAAGTGTTGTCCTTATAAAGGTTATAGACATAACATCACTTTAATGTTCAACTCATATAAAACTAGGAAAATACAGTAGCACTCATGACTTACAGTATGGTGGTGTATGATAACATTGCCTGATATAGAGTTTAAAGTTAAGGTATATCTTTCCTTTCAAGCCTAGGAGGGTCACATGAAACGTTTCAATCTAACTACtattattgtattttcatgTAAAAATTAATTTACTTTTTACACTACATATATATTCAATCATCTTTCATGTCAGGGAGATTTGAATCACGTGTAGACAATTGAACTAACCTATTCGATAGCATAGCATGAATAGATGACTAGAAATAGAATCTGACATCACAATCATGTTACTGTACAGTTTGATGTATTTCCTGGATGTCAAAGGCTATAAAATCTTTCAGATAATGCGGGGGGCAGagctttgtcttggtgcaatcacacgcatttaaaatttagaaaggtggctactttacataaacttgcataatatcaattttagcatacgcaattaaatatcatatgtaaggccagaaaaaaattaaaaagctgGTCAACaggcaacctaacccatcacattgggtaggtagggcgatttcattttttcacaatgcttgacaaggataaaacaaaccatatttcatgatagcaaaatatttcaggtcgagtttagatagaacttattcagtcatcttgataccatcttttgcaatttgtctgcatagctacagttaggaaatgtacacaatttacggttaaacaagtgttgtagctcctctcaccctctcttctcaaacaatgttaagccccgctaaacgaaactcaagcattattttagccaccccttctgtcacctacactacagtggagatatacaattatatggtacaatgcaTTAAAATAATAGTGACAGCCAACTACTatataaaacatcattttaaccaaagacaacgtcgaacactaTTGGAAGTGGttcttcaaagagtggatctgAAACTGCGTATTTAGTTTAACAGTTTTTTCctggccaccaaatattccaaaaagagatctgccgttttatcagtaattgttttataaggaacaagatgtaaattagatcgagcgcatcttcagagtcactgcatgcagcaggcgacctcacgttgaacgacttttttgCCTTTTTGGGGGAgagtttcactctctgacatattgcgacttgctatcttaaaatgaaggagactttcaagaccaTGTtcctcgcggaaaatgcacagttcgtgtgcgcacttcttttgtactttccagcacaaagaatttttaatttgctgcactgcaaaaagttacatttttaactggacacattttaattcaaagttaagccagcgtacaatagagatataagatacatattagcgaggagtcagtgtagtcacttttgactttattAAATCGcttgctaggaatcgtcacgtaaataacgattttaataacatcgccatgtattcaaaaagtagcttttttctAAAgatcttgggggggggggccgctgcctcccccccccctcgcaGGCTACTTTACTGAAAAAAACAGCAAACATGCGATGTAACACTGTTATTATACACGAGTCCTTACCTTCAGCTTGTCCCTGTGATGGTGTTAGGAAAAAACAATGGTTTAATTTGATTATTAGAGAAATAACAGTTTGATTATTATCTCTGAATATAAACTCCAAATTAAATGTCAGtgtcattttattacaaattatcaATTTAATTGCTTTGCATGTAGTGATCatctttgaaaaaaatttgataaaattacataaattgtgctttaattttgtttataattaCACTTACCGGTTGCAAAGAAATGCAGAGCAACAAATACAACACTGTCCATAACGTAGATTTCATCGTCTTCTTTTGCACTCACCACTGCACTGTATAACGTCTGAGTTTAGTGTCTGTTAGTGTAGTATTCAGGTAGGTAGGCAGTGTGTGCGTAGCTTACCTCAATTTTAGTCTTTATTAACAAGTGGCTTTAATATAACAATTGTTACCCGGacatttgtcaaatttatttttgatgcTTGTTGTGTTTGCTTTCCACGTTTTCACATGAATCATTGTTGTCAGAATATTGATTGCTATCCACGATGGTGGGAAGTTCATTTATTGGTTTCATCTCTTTCTCCAGTGTATTATTCGGCAAGCAAGCCTACAGAACGTACAGGGCTgggatggaggggggggggggctgaccTCAAGTCTGGTCCGTTGCATAACATGTAACCCTTCTTCCTCAGTGGCTCCATTTCCTAAATAAGTTGCCCTTCCTCAAGTTCcattctctaaaacatgacccccccccatcAGTGTTTAAAAAACATAGGTTAAAATGCTGTTTAACGTGAAAATAATTTAAAGAATTGATCCAACCTCTGCTACTACATCGAGGAATTTGAAGGCATTGTTTTTCCCCACTGTTAAATCACAATGAATTATGTGACGGCACTGCATTAATTTAGGAATTTATATAGAATGTAAAGAACTCCTTGTACTAGACGGGCACATTGccaacattgtaaaaaaatggaattgaggtcaacatctccactccaaCGCATTATATCTAATATCTTATCACActgccacccccccccccctttactcGTGTGAGATCATGGAGGTATAGTAGCTTACATCAAAACtaacaacttataaatattcactgcatggttgtcagAAGGGATCAGACTGATGTGTTTAACATAACGGTACAATAAGGACAGTCGTGGGctttggcagtgggggggggttggcaaaaaatttgataaattattagACAATACATTGAATCAAAGTACAATGACCCTCTCCAAttacattttctaaaacattgCTGTATGTCGAGAACTGATTTCGAAAAAAGTGACCCCGTAATTCCCCTGGAAGTCacttttttatatcatttcaaaatctgattttgtttttgatGACCTGATCGTATTGTTGTAATGGAACAATTGCTTGTCAGGATGTTTTTGAAAACCTAGCGAATTGAATTTTGTTGAGACTATATAGTCAACAGTAACCGTTGTGTTAAGATACTTATAATTCTATAACAATTAAATTGTCTCATTTACACCgcaatgtaaaatgtacactgttatcatgttttattttgctataaacaattcaattcattaCATTCTAATGAATCATAGCCATTTCATGACAATTTGTTAGTTGTACTTGTATTTCTA
This portion of the Glandiceps talaboti chromosome 7, keGlaTala1.1, whole genome shotgun sequence genome encodes:
- the LOC144437577 gene encoding cysteine-rich secretory protein LCCL domain-containing 2-like, which encodes MKSTLWTVLYLLLCISLQPGQAEDTCSSGAFTGLALGCFQDSELLGVCDVRVKAVLSYGGMTVNKCIEYCAKLDFSFAGLFNGDECWCSKEFTDSNIKLDDGCEIPCSGDANKKCGGSDALSVYKVVAMVTANCESQSTDVCDKTGKSCSVLCPSGCASASRTVWGTTYYTGDSSLCKAAVHDGRITNAAGGVVHVAFRAGDSSYTGSTKNGITTTNYGSWPVTFWFTDGVTDDSLVPTPEPSTIDCNSVGYSVCPSGTCRVKCPSGCLQATRTVWGTNNVFTDDSSVCKAAIHQGVITADGGLVSLTLKAGEASYQGATKHGVTTSSYGVWRATMYFS